GAAGCATTGGTGCTGCATTCAGGGATGGGGTGGATATAACCACCAAGTTGCCACTGACAGCAACGGGAAAGAGAAAGTCAGTGCGGTTTGAATGTGATTTTGATCAGTTTTACTTATATATAGGTTTGGGGTGTCATTATTATGGAAACGAAAGGGCGCAAGTAAGGATTTTAGTCATACATCATTTTTCTCATAAGTCCATTTTCCACACACCCTATGGGCTCTTATTAGCGGAGGTTCTATTCGTTCTGTTCGCTACACACCATCCAAAATGAACCtagaatttatttatatatgctGAATTATCatctaaaaaaaagtttgacGATAATTTCGTTTGATAAAATATGTGTAGTACAGTGGttattaaaatatgaattttgtatatattgtaaCATATGTATAacgtttgatttaaaaatattcaatagaTACATATTAGggcaattttttaaaatagctatttttaagtttttgtcacaaaaatagcattcaaaaaataaaatgaccaaaatagattttttttttattttgaaactttaaatatttattttttatttttttaaatttgaaattctaTCTCCAAAACTCCACTTCTTGactttaaaccttaaatctagaTTATTAATCCTTGGATATAAGtgcatatttaatttttaataaaacttattttggtcatttttctacttgaagtttatttttgtgaaaataaaataaaaaggctaTTCAAGgaaatttttcataaaaaaaccaCGTAAAACttcaacatatataatatattatacgcAACGACTTCTAaacacaaacattaaaataaattttaataaatttaatctaCATAATCCCTCCACACCTAAAGATTTTTAACAGCTATAAAAATTCCAATACATTTCTGTTGCAAATGCTAACACAAAACACATGCAATCAAAATAcacaataaaattttcatacaaatCACACCTAAGTTATATTCTGTGCGAAGCGCGGATCGATCCTAGAACGTTTATAGTTGGTTCAACCATGAACCGGTCAAGTAGTCTGATTGGATCCATGCTAGGTAAAGTTTActgttttacataattaaaaaatatatttcaaagagagtaagaaataaaataaatattaaaaataaatatatttcaaagagagtaagaaataaaataaatattaaaaatatataaaacataaaaaaacttatatgtTAAATCTCAACCGCAATTCTGAATAATACCACTACCAGTattgaaaaatgtaaaataatgacataataaaatgtttttatttagataaacatatgtttttaaataaaaataacaaaacaaaataataaataaattttaaattatttatacattattaaaataaataaacataaatttttatagcataattattatttttaagagaaagtaaaatattttttatttattaattattagttATATTCAAAATTGTTAACATAATGAAAagttattagttatatttaaaattgtaaagacttttaaaatatattagaaatatgcATCGATGtaagaaaagtaaaatataGTTTCATTTATACAATTTCAATAAACCTATTAAAAAAGTTAGTCAACAAAAAAAGGGAAGCTGAATATTAACACAAAAActacataaataatattaatgattaatatattattaaactaaacatttaaaaatttaaacaaatattaaaaagtataataaaagtcccgcccgtagggcgggccgaccctagtatacTATATTATGATTATAAATGGAATAATATATTACACAAAACTAATGTTTATCTTTTCCAATTCAATCAATTATCTGACTATATATCTTCTTAAACTCATAAACTGACAAATGCACTATTTGTTCAAAATGGGGACACTTGAACAAGGCTTGCAAAGCTAAGATTAAGTTACTCACGAGAACAGATACAGTTGTGGTGGAGAAAGATACTACAGAGAATAATGAAGTTCGGGTTGTGGAGGAAACAGACGCAGTTGTGGTGGAGAATGGTGCATTGAGTAGTGATGCTAGCAGTGGGAAAGGCATTACACCAGAGAAACAAACTGAAAATGTGAAGAATGTAGAAGCAGGAAAAACTGTAGAGTGGAACAATCGAGATGAGACTCTTGCCCCAGCTACTAATGACTTGGTGGAAAAgataaaagagaaagaagatatagaagaggaagaagataagTGGTTGGATGTCTCACCAACTAAACAATGAAGATCAGGGAGCAAATCCTTATCTTCACCAGAAATGGTGGTTTCACCATCAAGATTTGCAGTGTTAACAGATGAGGAAAACAGAGAGGACCAAACAGAACCAATTGGAACTAACCTGAAAATtaacaaagagaaagaagaaggagaaatttTAGAAGAATCCGCAGAGGCATCTATTGATAACTCAGAGGATGAAACTGAAGTAAGCGAATCACGCAACCACAAGGCAGAAGAACAAGTTAAGCAAGGTGAGAGAGCCCTTCGTTCAACTCTACATCGACTTACAAAAACTCAAATCAAGCAAGCTAAAGACACCGTGGCAACTAAGGAATCTATTCCTAATGCTACTGGTAGAAAACGTCCCTCCAAGAAGAAATAATGTTGGGATTCTTCTGGAATATCCGTGGTTTCAACAAACCAATTAAACATACGGTTGTCAAGAGATGGATTCATAATCAAGGGTTTCAATTTGGTGCTATATTGGAAACCCGTGTAAAGGAAGGAAAAAGCGAGAGGGTATTAAACTCAGCATTCAAGGATTGGTACATGATGTCAAATTATGAACATAATCCTTTGGGGAGAATATGGCTATTATGGAGGCAAGAAGTTCGGGTTACTCCGTTCTACAAGAGTGATCAACTGATCACAGTTTCAGTACAGTTACAAGAGAATGCTGAAGAGTTTTTCTACACAGCTGTATACGCTCACAACACAGAACAGGAAAGAAAGGAGCTCTGGAGTGATTTAAAAAACCACCAGAACTCGCCAATCATCAGAAACCAAGCATGGATAGTTGTAGGAGATTTCAATGAAATCCTTGACGTAGAAGAACATTCAATGCACGATCAGAGATCCACAATAACCTCAGGGATGCATGACTTTCAGAGCGCAACTCATCATTGTAATCTGTTGGATCTTACGTCCCATGGCCCTCCATACACATTGACAAACAAAAGAACTGAGGGGCTAATCTCTAAGAAGCTAGATCGTGTGCTGGTAAATGACAAATGGTTTCAGTTATTTCctcagtcttacaatgtttttgAGGAAGGTGGATGCTCTGACCATCTGAGAAGTCGGTTTCATCTTACTGAAACAAACCGACCGAAAAGACCATTCAAATTCGTGAATGCTATTGCTGAGCTAGAAGGGTTCCGACCTCTTGTCGCACAACACTGGCAGGAAACAGAACCTATCTTTCTATCTACCTCATCTCTATTCAGGTTCTCAAAAAAGCTAAAGGCTCTGAAACCAAAAATCAGAGTGTTAGTGAAGGAACGCATGGGTAATTTATCTCTAAAAGCAAAGGAGGCATATGATGATCTTTGTGTGAAGCAAGAAGAGAATGTAAGAAATCCATCACCTCAAACTCTTGAAAGAGAGAACACAGCTCATGCTCGCTGGGAACATGTCTCTAGACTAGAGGAAGGTTTCCTGAAACAAAAATCTAAGTTGCACTGGTTGAAGGTGGGGGATAGAAATAACAAAACATTCCACAGAGCTGCTACAGCTCGAGAGGTGCAGAATTCGATAAAAGAAATCACATGTGGAGATGGGCGTGTAGTGAAGGAACCGGATGAAATAAAGCATGAGGCTGAATCTTTTTTTCCGTGAATTTCTTCAGCACAAACCAGAGGACCTTGAAGATATTGAGGTAAACACCTTGAAATCTATCCTATCATTCAGATGTTCCACAGCTACGCAAACTATGCTGACCACAGCAGTAACGGCAGAAGAGATTACTAAAGTGTTATTTAGTATGCCGAATGATAAGTCACCAGGACCAGATGGGTACACAGTTGAGTTCTTTAAATCTGCATGGTCTATCATTGGAGCAGAGTTCATTACCTCGGTTCAAtctttctttgtcaaaggtttTCTCCCCAAAGGAATGAATTCCACCATTCTAGCTCTGATACCGAAGAAAACAGTCTCTCGGGAGATGAAGGACTATCGCCCTATATCATGCTGCAATGTTATCTATAAAGTGATTGCAAAGATCATTGCTAATAGATTGAAAGCTACTCTCCCAGAGTTCATTGCTCTAAACCAGTCAGCTTTTGTGAAAGGTCGTTTGCTCATTGAAAACCTGCTACTTGCTACCGAATTGGTGAAAGACTATCACAAGGATAGCATCTCATCCAGATGTGCTCTGAAGATAGACATATCCAAGGCTTTTGATACAGTTCAATGGAGTTTTCTTCTGAAGACACTTGAAGCAATGGACTTTCCTGATACATTCATACAATGGATCTCACTATGTGTAAACAGCATCTTTTTCAGTTCAAGTGAACGGTGAGTTGGCGGGTTATTTTCAAAGCGCGAGAGGGTTGAGGCAAGGATGCGCTCTATCACCATATCTTTTCATCATCTGTATGAATGTGCTATCGAAGTTATTGGATAAATCAGCAAGTGATCACAACCTCGGTTACCACCCAAAATGTAAGAATATTGGTCTTACTCATCTGAGTTTGGTGATGACATAATGATCTTAACAGATGGAAGAACAAGATCAATTGACAGCATCATTGAGGATTTTGATTACTTCGGGAAGATTTCTGGCCTAAAGATTAATATGGAGAAGAGTACTATCTATTATGCTGGGATGCAGGAAAATGTAAGACAGCAGCTAGAGCAGAGATACAGGTTTAGCTCGGGCACCTTACCTGTAAGATATCTGGGACTACCATTGATGACACGAAGAATGAGCAAGTCAGATTATGCTATTTTGATAGAGAAGATCAGGAACCGTATCAACCATTGGACAAATCGATCCTTATCACTTGCCGGTCAACTCATTTGTTCAGTGATTCTCAGCATGGTAAACTTCTGGATGTCTAGTTTCATTCTGCCAGGAGCTTGCATTAAACAAATCAATAGTATATGCTCTGCTTTCGTTTGGTCAGGGCCAAGTCTGAGTACTTCTAAAGCTAAGGCTTCGTGGGAAGTGATTACAAGAGAGAAGAGTAAAGGGGGTTTGGGATTTCGATCTCTAAAGGAGTTGAATCAAGTCTGCTGTCTAAAGTTAATGTGGCGATTACTATCCTTTCAACCATCTTTATGGACTCAATGGATTCAATCCTATTTGATGAAGAGAAAATCATTCTGGTCAATaaaggaaacaacaacaacaggcTCATGGATGTGGCATAAACGGTTGAAACTTAGGGATAAGGCAAAAGACCTACAAAGAATGAAGATAGGTGATGGAAGAAAAACCTCGTTTTGGTATGATTCTTGGTCAACAATGGGCAGACTTTATGATCTTTTTGGATCACGAGGATGTATAGATATGGGCATTCCTTCGGAGTCTACGGTAGCAATGGTCATGACCACGCAGAGACGCAGACGTCACAGAGCTGACATACTGAATGAAGTGGAAACCATTATTGAAGATCAAAGGAGTAAACTGCTGAATGAGGATGATATATCTCTTTGGAAGCAACCAGATGGTAAGTACAGACCggtttttaaaactaaattcaCTTGGGAAGTGATTCGAAGGAAAGAACAGAGGGTTTCATGGTGGAAAGGAATCTGGTTCAAGCACCATACACCAAAGTACGCTTTCTTCCACTGGATAGCAATCCACAATAGACTTGCTACTGGTGATAGAATGCAAACTTGGAACAGAGGAGTCAACTCAGCTTGTATTCTCTGTCGTGCGTCGCAAGAAACAAGGGATCATTTGTTTTTTGAGTGTAGCTACTCGTCTGAGGTGTGGTCTCTTCTTATGAGTGGACTATTACAGACCTCTTTCACTTCGAAATGGTCTGAGCTTTTGGTTTTAATCATGGATAACATCGGTGATTTTCTCACGAACTTCCTCACTCGTTATACACTGCAAGCCGCCATTCACTCAATTTGGAGAgaaagaaatgaaagaagacaTGGTGCAATAGCCACTCCGGCAAGGGAACTTGGAAAACTCTTGGATCGTCACGTAAGGAACCGATGCTGCTCTATTCAACAATTGGGAGATTAAAACTATGCTGAAAGCTTATCCCGGTGGTTTGCCACTAGATTATTTTTCCTTTGAGTTCTTTATAAACAATGTTGAAAGTGTGCCAACTTTAAAAAATGATGCACTTGTTGTAAAAAAgctattttcttttgaataaatttaacatatattcaaaaaaaaaaaagataagatgaTTCCAGAGATTTCATATGAATCAAAAACCATAAACCAACTACTTCCTGTATAAGTCAAATAACGGCTTCCTATGGCTTCCTACGTcactttttattaatataaatccaaCTTAAAGGTAActgtttttttatcaaagataaACATAACATGATTTTAGACACAGTTATAATAGTCAGTTTTTTAAAAGTAGGTCCAGTGGTTAAGAgtgattctattttaataatattgatatctAACTACGTAAAGTATATGTTATGCATGATAACATCCATCAACGTAGTTAACATCACGAATtaaatttcattcatccaaaagcTGATGTAGATATGAGATAccgtttaaatatcttttttcaTCAGTTAAAATATGATCGACCCGAccataatttaactaaaattagaGGACCGGTACCGAACCCGGTCCAAACCGTGATATTTTAGGTATCCGAATATATCTGAACAAGatttaaatacttaaatatattagttattttcaaaattaatatctaaaaaaatatacaaaatatataagacaTTTTTAGGTTGTCAAAAATACTTGGAAATATAATACAAATAGTTATAAATACATGTTTAAAATAGCTAAACAATACTTATAATAcctaaatacttaaaatatctattaatttcataaccaaatatttaagttaaaccaatttttatgttaagtttaagtattttggcatacattattaaaatttatatgttatatattattttgtttttatatttttaaaaatttaagtatatatgaactttaattttaaaaaaaaattaaataggttattcgaactcaaatccgaaccaaaccttCATAGATCTGAATCGAACTAAATGGTACTCGAATGTCCACCTctaatcaaatgtaaaaaaggttattgataacaaaatatatattgtttataatatttaagtacaatatattttgaaaaaatttactCCCCGCAGGACGCATGTTATAATCTAATCAGATatgtaattttgattaattGAATATATAATCATGTTTTATTACGTTAGTAATTTTGCCAACAATTTTAAACAATTGCCGACGCTTTTGAGTCCTTTATGGATGCCTTCCACTTTTTTTTCCAACTCACTGATTCTCTTCTCCGTAGTCGATGCCGTGCCTTGGTGTCGAAGGGCCAAAggcgaaaatattttttttttctccagaaATTAGTAATGAACATTtcacatatatttaatatatataaatatctatgaagaaccaaacataaaatttcttaaaaattatataagctATTAAGTTTTCTcaacaaaaagtaaaaacatatatacaaatattcagAATTATCTAAGacgatttgtaatatttaattaaatatatagtatGTTGATTTAGATAGGCTAAACTAAAAGGCAacttaaaaatgtattataaaaGGATTGCAAATAAAACTACATGAGCTAAGATTGATATACCTCTAAACTCCTCCGTAATCAACCTCAACTTCTTCCAATGAATCCAACTCTTGTATTATTGATTAACCAAGCAATCACAACCAGGAAACTAGTCTCAAGAGCTATTGAAATCAGTCACCAGAATGACATATACGATCAACTGTCTAATACAAATCTTCCATAGGTTGCACACTAATTTCTCAGTTCTAAATGCATAAGACGACAAGAGAGaagaaacaatctattcaaaaCTTCCGCTTCCTCTAACAGCAAACCTTCTGATTCAACTTTACATGTCAGCATTTTCTCACTTCTTCCTTTGACCCGCGTGGCCGAacgcatcatcttcttcaacctGGAATGGTTAAGAACATTAGTTCATGTAAGTGCACCAAGTCAAGATAGATAGAGGGAGACCTGTTCCAAGACCAAGCCTTTAAGTACTATCTCCATGTCACTGAATGCTCTATCGTTCCAAGCGTTGCCAACTCTACGGGATATCATGCCTTCAAAATCTTGAATTGGGTTTGCATATCCAGATATCGTAGAAGCCTTTCTCAACTGCATTTAAAGTCACATGTGAAAGCATTAAGAATGATAGATTAAGTCAGGTTCTTTGCTGAattcaagataaaaaaaaaaaaagaagttaaacaTGTGATGCAGATTTCTATTATACTATAACCAGATTAGGTTGTTGATTACCTGAGCGAGCTTACACCATCCGCTATTAATGTCACTCACAGAGAAAGCCTTGTCTTCCAAAACGGGGTCTACCACAAAGATGTTCTGCAGGGTGATGTTAAGATAGATTAGAAACTGAGAAACAGAGTAAAAAAACAGATATCTATGTAGAATAAGAACATCAAACCTTTGTAAGAATCATTACTGCACCATCTGGTGTGAAAGTTTTGACGTTTGACAAGAATTGAGAACCGAGATTGTGGTTTGCAACATTTGATGTGGTAGTTGTAGACGTGGTGGACTCTTTGCCTTGATTCTTATCCCTTTCTCCACTGCCTTCACCTTCCCCTTGAGCATCATCACTAGAGTCGGGAGCCTTTGTCTTTGTCGTTTTTGAAGATGGTCGAGCAGGTTTTGGTTCTTTGGGGGTGACTATGTGTGAAAGGCAGTACAAGGAAAGGCCTTTGTACAGAAACTGATATAACCTCCACTCACCATGTCTTTCTTTCTCCGATTTCTGATTCGTACGGAGGTTATGAGTAGTGGATCTAATATACTGCTGGTCAAAGGGTATCAGTTTGTGATGCTGTGCATGCCACTGGCAGTCCATACCAGACTCAGAGGTCAATCTCTTGTGAAATGGAGGAGGTTTAGCAAAGAAGAACCAATCCCGGCTTGTGTAAGTTGGTACGTAGCTTCGCCGGAAGACATCTCCCGTCTCCCAAGGAACCTTGGAGAAAACAAGGTCTGTATCCAGGGTTGGAATCCCAGAATCAACTCCATCAAGTTTGAGAAGGAGGCAAGCAAACGACAAGGGTTCTCTTCTGTCCTTTTCCAAGCCATCGTAAACTTGGTATGCCTTTGTTTCAGAGGAGGACCATAGTTCAGAGAACTGGAGATGGTTGCTACAGCAGTAATAGACCTCTTCTTGAGGAGACTGAAGAGCTACTTCACAACCAAACAGGGCACACCTGTCTCTGAAGTTACTAGGACATGTGTATTGCCGTTGATGGTACCTTGTGGTTGAGGTTCCACAGCTTGTGGTGGATCTTGTATTGCTTCAGCAGCTGCTAATGGTTCTGCAGGCTGATTTAGATCAAACAGCTGCAAAGAAAAATGAATGAAACTAGCTCAATCAATCCTTAAAGCTTGCGACGAGGAAGAGGAGACATAACAAAGTAACCTAATTCAGGTCTGAACCGGGTCAATGACCGACCGAACCAGTTTTTCGACCATTGATTAAACCGGAACAAACCGCAATTCAATTGTCAAAACCTGTCGAAATCAATAACCGGAACAAAGAATCTACGCGCCAAACTCCATCGATATCATATTCGCAACCTTAACGAATCCCTCACCAACAAATCCTAATCGAATCCTTGTCCACTCTAAAACCTAATCGAACAATTCAACATTCAAATCTTGGCTACAAAAACCTAATCGAACAATTCAGGATTCAAATCCTTAGCTACAAAAACCTAATCGAATGAACATCTATGAATCGATCGATAAACTCACCAAACACCTCCTCTTCTTTGGAGTAGCTGAATCCATGGCTTGGATTAGAAGTAAATTGAGGGAAAAATCGTGGTGGCTCTGAGGAGAAAATCTGCAGAGAGTACAACGATTTGTGAAGTAAGTAACCGTTTTGTTTCGGTGCGTCTAATGGGGAGGGAGATACAAGAGGGAATGATTTTGTATCTTTGGAAATTTCCtagtgctttttttttttttttttaagaaattaaatgGATGATCGTAACATATTGCCAATCCTACAAAGTTAAACCATACCATCATTGGTTTTAACTAAACCGATTCTAACCATTTAAACCAAATAATTGCATAACAAATTAAACGTTAttgcaaatatatataataccttGCATTctgatataaaatattaaaataatcaaaa
The window above is part of the Brassica napus cultivar Da-Ae chromosome C8, Da-Ae, whole genome shotgun sequence genome. Proteins encoded here:
- the LOC106454212 gene encoding uncharacterized protein LOC106454212: MLGFFWNIRGFNKPIKHTVVKRWIHNQGFQFGAILETRVKEGKSERVLNSAFKDWYMMSNYEHNPLGRIWLLWRQEVRVTPFYKSDQLITVSVQLQENAEEFFYTAVYAHNTEQERKELWSDLKNHQNSPIIRNQAWIVVGDFNEILDVEEHSMHDQRSTITSGMHDFQSATHHCNLLDLTSHGPPYTLTNKRTEGLISKKLDRVLVNDKWFQLFPQSYNVFEEGGCSDHLRSRFHLTETNRPKRPFKFVNAIAELEGFRPLVAQHWQETEPIFLSTSSLFRFSKKLKALKPKIRVLVKERMGNLSLKAKEAYDDLCVKQEENVRNPSPQTLERENTAHARWEHVSRLEEGFLKQKSKLHWLKVGDRNNKTFHRAATAREVQNSIKEITCGDGRVVKEPDEIKHEAESFFP
- the LOC106452574 gene encoding uncharacterized protein LOC106452574 — protein: MDCQWHAQHHKLIPFDQQYIRSTTHNLRTNQKSEKERHGEWRLYQFLYKGLSLYCLSHIVTPKEPKPARPSSKTTKTKAPDSSDDAQGEGEGSGERDKNQGKESTTSTTTTSNVANHNLGSQFLSNVKTFTPDGAVMILTKNIFVVDPVLEDKAFSVSDINSGWCKLAQLRKASTISGYANPIQDFEGMISRRVGNAWNDRAFSDMEIVLKGLVLEQVEEDDAFGHAGQRKK